The following proteins are co-located in the Tiliqua scincoides isolate rTilSci1 chromosome 8, rTilSci1.hap2, whole genome shotgun sequence genome:
- the LOC136658596 gene encoding gonadotropin-releasing hormone II receptor-like, protein MGLGTIDGVQLLTEEEPPMTLPQRCDAVDENSSVSVCPKAWVEPTFTLAAKARVVITGCFFVVAACSNTAVLYSVARTRRKSHVQLLILSLTTADLLVTLIVMPLDAMWNVTVQWYAGDVLCKLLNFLKLFSMYSAALVLVVISLDRHSAILHPFSFASSTHRNRIMLCIAWILSVLLASPQLFLFHLHTIPGVNFTQCVTHGSFREHWQETTYNMFTFATLYVTPLSVMIICYIRIICEISKQLKINQGLARGKDDHISKARMKTLKMTIVIVASFIVCWTPYYLLGLWYWFQPNMIRQMPEYVNHFLFLFGLLHTCTDPIIYGLYTPSFREDMKACLRSLELTVIRKEKKTLASISEMQNREDCEHRVVTSNASNGGTLHTAF, encoded by the exons ATGGGTTTGGGAACTATAGATGGGGTTCAG CTCCTGACTGAAGAGGAGCCCCCAATGACCCTTCCACAAAGATGCGATGCCGTGGATGAGAACAGCTCTGTGTCTGTGTGCCCCAAGGCCTGGGTGGAGCCGACATTCACGCTTGCCGCCAAGGCCCGGGTGGTCATCACTGGGTGCTTTTTCGTGGTTGCCGCCTGCAGCAACACAGCCGTCTTGTACAGCGTCGCCAGGACGAGGCGCAAATCCCACGTGCAGCTGCTCATTCTGAGCCTGACAACGGCGGACTTGCTGGTGACTCTGATTGTCATGCCCTTGGATGCCATGTGGAATGTCACGGTGCAGTGGTATGCTGGGGACGTGCTGTGCAAGCTCCTGAATTTCCTTAAGCTCTTTTCCATGTACTCGGCAGCTCTGGTGCTGGTGGTGATCAGCCTGGACCGGCACTCGGCCATCCTCCACCCCTTCTCCTTTGCAAGCTCCACCCACCGGAACCGGATCATGCTCTGCATTGCATGGATTCTCAGTGTCCTGCTGGCCTCTCCCCAG CTGTTCCTTTTCCACCTGCACACCATCCCAGGGGTCAATTTCACCCAATGCGTGACACATGGAAGCTTCCGGGAACACTGGCAGGAAACCACTTACAACATGTTCACCTTTGCCACCCTCTACGTCACTCCTCTGAGTGTGATGATCATTTGCTACATCCGCATCATCTGTGAAATCAGCAAGCAGCTGAAGATCAACCAAG GTCTTGCGAGAGGCAAAGACGACCACATCTCCAAAGCCCGCATGAAGACGCTCAAAATGACCATCGTCATTGTGGCTTCCTTCATCGTTTGCTGGACCCCTTACTACCTGCTGGGCTTGTGGTACTGGTTCCAGCCCAACATGATCCGTCAGATGCCAGAGTATGTCaaccacttcctcttcctctttggttTGCTGCACACCTGCACAGATCCCATCATCTATGGCCTGTACACGCCGTCGTTCCGGGAGGACATGAAGGCCTGCCTCCGAAGTCTTGAACTGACAGTTATCCGAAAGGAGAAGAAGACCCTCGCCTCCATCTCGGAAATGCAGAACAGGGAAGACTGTGAGCACAGGGTAGTAACATCCAATGCTTCCAATGGGGGAACTTTGCACACTGCGTTCTAG
- the PARP16 gene encoding protein mono-ADP-ribosyltransferase PARP16 — MQAPNDNDAVLEERLRKTVRTDLLAADLKCSFFISALQSYKRDSVLRPFPGFYATDDTKDFEALLADANALGSLKELLESAQDVDKSAWELLGWLLSSKAWSIHSTSKQEYKKIQELAGEPSVPVPAPDFLFKIAYCHQMNAKFEETRAGRDVIYAFHGSRLENFHSIVHNGLQCHLNKTSLFGEGTYLTSDLSLALLYSPHGLGWQKSAMGPILSCVAVCEIIDHPDVKCQVKKKDSKEIDRKRARVRNSEGGDVPQKYFVVTNNQLIRVKYLLVYSQKQHRRPASQSWVSRHRFAVMMSLYLLLLLLIGASNSPAFLYYWGRIFDLKR; from the exons ATGCAGGCCCCAAATGACAATGATGCTGTCCTTGAAGAGAGGCTGCGGAAGACTGTTAGGACAGACCTCTTGGCTGCTGACCTCAAGTGCAGCTTTTTCATCTCGGCCCTGCAGAGCTACAAGCGGGATTCCGTCCTCCGGCCATTCCCAGGCTTCTATGCCACTGATGACACGAAGGACTTCGAGGCTTTG ctTGCAGATGCAAATGCACTGGGGAGCCTGAAGGAGTTGCTTGAGTCTGCCCAAGATGTGGACAAAAGTGCCTGGGAGCTGCTTGGCTGGCTTCTTTCCTCAAAGGCCTGGTCTATACACAGCACCAGCAAACAGGAG TATAAGAAGATCCAGGAGCTCGCCGGTGAGCCCAGTGTTCCAGTCCCTGCACCAGACTTTCTGTTTAAAATTGCCTACTGCCATCAGATGAATGCCAAATTTGAGGAGACCCGGGCAGGAAGAGACGTCATCTATGCATTCCATGGGAGCCGCCTAGAGAATTTCCACTCCATTGTCCACAACGGTTTACAGTGCCATTTGAACAAG ACCTCCCTGTTTGGCGAAGGCACCTACCTGACCAGTGACCTGAGCCTCGCCCTGCTCTATAGTCCCCATGGTCTGGGCTGGCAGAAGAGTGCCatgggcccgatcctgagctgtgTCGCTGTTTGCGAAATCATCGATCACCCGGATGTAAAATGCCAGGTGAAAAAAAAAG ATTCCAAAGAAATAGACAGGAAGAGAGCCAGAGTGAGGAACAGCGAAGGGGGTGATGTCCCCCAGAAATACTTCGTTGTCACCAACAATCAGCTGATACGGGTGAAATATTTGCTAGTGTATTCGCAGAAGCAACACCGGAG GCCTGCCAGTCAGTCCTGGGTCTCCAGACATCGCTTTGCGGTCATGATGAGCCtctatctgctgctgctgctgctcattggTGCCAGCAACTCCCCGGCCTTCCTCTACTATTGGGGCAGGATTTTTGACTTAAAACGATGA